A single Silvibacterium dinghuense DNA region contains:
- a CDS encoding thioredoxin family protein has translation MARTESAMVELGTSMPNFTLRDVATGAEVSNLDVTGTKGTLVMFICRHCPFVKHLQTGLAQFGKDYDGQGISIVAISSNDAEKYPDDAPESLAEQAKELGSAYTYLYDETQDVARSFDATCTPDFFLFNSKLALVYRGQFDGSRPGNEVPVTGSDLRAAMDALLAGKAIGSDQKPSLGCNIKWKS, from the coding sequence ATGGCCCGCACAGAATCTGCCATGGTCGAGCTTGGAACCTCGATGCCCAACTTCACCCTGCGCGATGTGGCTACTGGCGCCGAGGTGAGCAACCTCGATGTGACTGGCACCAAGGGTACGCTGGTCATGTTCATCTGCCGGCACTGTCCGTTCGTGAAGCATCTGCAGACCGGCCTCGCGCAGTTCGGCAAGGACTATGACGGCCAGGGCATTTCGATCGTCGCCATCAGCAGCAACGATGCGGAGAAGTATCCGGATGACGCGCCAGAGAGCCTTGCCGAGCAGGCGAAGGAGCTGGGTAGCGCCTATACCTATCTCTACGACGAGACGCAGGATGTGGCGAGGTCCTTCGATGCCACCTGCACGCCCGACTTCTTCCTCTTCAATTCGAAGCTTGCGCTCGTCTATCGTGGCCAGTTCGACGGCAGCCGCCCCGGCAACGAAGTGCCGGTGACCGGTTCCGATCTCCGCGCTGCCATGGACGCGCTGCTTGCGGGCAAGGCCATCGGCTCCGATCAGAAGCCGAGCCTGGGCTGCAACATCAAGTGGAAGAGTTAG
- the galU gene encoding UTP--glucose-1-phosphate uridylyltransferase GalU, whose translation MKQKVRKAVFPAAGFGTRFLPATKAIPKEMLPVVDKPIIQYGVEEAIAAGCEEIIIITARGKTSIEDHFDTSYELEATLEKKNKAALLEIARSVSNLANISYVRQKEAKGLGHAVLMAKELVGNEPFAVLLPDDVMDGKVPCLKQMIDVFDEVQGSILATMEVDGPAISAYGVMDGAVSASNPRLIEAKGMVEKPKFEDAPSKNAIVGRYVLTPAIFELLENIKPGAGGELQLTDGILGLLKTEKVYGYNFEGVRHDAGDKLGMLKATVDFALKRDDLGPAFREYLKSLSL comes from the coding sequence ATGAAGCAAAAAGTACGCAAAGCAGTCTTTCCCGCGGCGGGTTTCGGAACCCGCTTTCTGCCCGCCACCAAGGCCATTCCCAAGGAGATGCTGCCTGTCGTCGACAAGCCCATCATCCAGTATGGAGTGGAAGAGGCGATCGCAGCCGGCTGCGAAGAGATCATCATCATTACCGCCCGCGGCAAGACTTCCATTGAGGATCATTTCGACACCAGCTACGAGCTCGAGGCCACGCTCGAAAAGAAGAACAAGGCCGCGCTGCTCGAGATTGCACGCAGCGTGTCCAACCTGGCGAACATCAGCTACGTGCGCCAGAAGGAAGCCAAGGGCCTGGGCCACGCCGTGCTGATGGCCAAGGAACTGGTTGGCAACGAGCCCTTCGCCGTGCTGCTGCCCGATGATGTGATGGACGGCAAGGTTCCCTGCCTGAAGCAGATGATCGATGTCTTCGACGAGGTACAGGGCTCGATCCTGGCGACGATGGAGGTCGATGGCCCGGCGATTTCGGCCTACGGCGTGATGGATGGCGCTGTCTCTGCTTCGAATCCGCGGCTCATCGAGGCCAAGGGAATGGTCGAGAAGCCGAAGTTCGAAGATGCTCCCTCAAAGAATGCGATCGTCGGCCGTTACGTATTGACGCCGGCCATCTTCGAACTGCTCGAAAACATCAAGCCAGGCGCAGGCGGCGAACTGCAGCTGACTGACGGCATCCTGGGCCTGCTCAAAACAGAGAAGGTCTACGGTTACAATTTCGAGGGCGTGCGCCACGATGCCGGCGACAAGCTCGGCATGCTGAAGGCTACGGTCGATTTCGCGCTCAAGCGCGACGACCTCGGACCGGCCTTCCGTGAGTACCTCAAGTCGCTCTCGCTGTAA
- the ruvB gene encoding Holliday junction branch migration DNA helicase RuvB, producing MAPKENPERLISATRADDENSFELKLRPKLLSEFIGQTKAKEQLAIALEAAKSRGEALDHVLLFGPPGLGKTTLATIIANELNVGFQQTSGPALQIQGDLTAILTNLRDRQVLFLDEIHRLQPVLEEKLYTALEDYKLDIIIGQGPAARTHVMDIKPFTFVAATTRPGLLSSPLRSRFGILLRLEFYSDDELRYVVERSAEVLGVPIDQDGAAEIAMRSRGTPRIANRLLRRVRDYAQVRGKGVIDREIAEYALKMLEVDAHGFDELDRRLLMTIIEKYDGGPVGLNTLAAVLAEEQDALEEVYEPFLIQHGFLDRTPRGRVVTRLAYEHFGLPLPRKQQTPLF from the coding sequence ATGGCTCCAAAAGAAAATCCAGAGCGGCTCATCTCAGCCACGCGTGCCGACGACGAAAACTCCTTCGAGCTGAAGCTGCGGCCCAAGCTGCTTTCGGAGTTCATCGGGCAGACCAAGGCGAAAGAGCAGCTTGCCATCGCGCTCGAAGCGGCGAAGTCGCGCGGCGAAGCGCTCGATCACGTGCTGCTCTTCGGGCCTCCGGGCCTGGGCAAGACTACGCTTGCGACGATCATCGCCAACGAGCTGAATGTCGGTTTCCAACAGACCTCCGGCCCGGCCTTGCAGATTCAGGGCGATCTCACCGCCATTCTCACCAACCTGCGCGATCGCCAGGTGCTCTTTCTCGACGAAATTCATCGTCTACAGCCGGTGCTTGAGGAAAAGCTCTATACCGCGCTCGAGGACTACAAGCTCGACATCATCATCGGCCAGGGGCCCGCGGCACGCACCCACGTGATGGACATCAAGCCCTTCACCTTCGTCGCGGCGACGACGCGTCCTGGCCTGTTGTCCTCGCCGCTGCGCTCGCGCTTTGGCATCCTGCTGCGGCTTGAGTTCTATTCCGACGACGAGCTGCGTTACGTCGTCGAGCGCTCGGCGGAAGTCCTGGGTGTACCCATCGATCAGGACGGTGCGGCAGAGATCGCCATGCGCTCGCGCGGCACACCGCGTATCGCCAATCGCCTGCTGCGCCGCGTGCGCGATTACGCGCAGGTGCGCGGCAAGGGCGTCATCGACCGCGAGATCGCGGAGTATGCACTGAAGATGCTCGAGGTCGACGCGCACGGCTTCGACGAGCTCGATCGCCGCCTGCTGATGACCATCATCGAGAAGTATGATGGCGGACCGGTCGGCCTCAACACGCTCGCTGCGGTGCTCGCAGAAGAGCAGGACGCGCTCGAGGAGGTCTATGAGCCGTTCCTGATTCAGCATGGATTTCTCGATCGCACGCCGCGCGGTCGCGTCGTCACCCGCCTCGCCTACGAGCATTTCGGTCTGCCGCTGCCGCGCAAGCAGCAGACGCCGCTGTTCTAA